The Corallococcus silvisoli genomic interval GCGGCGCGGGGGCCCGGCTGCACCCGGACAGCAGGAGGACGGCGGCGAGGCCAAGGCCCATGAAGGGCCGCTTCGGACGGGGGACCTGGGGGCTCACGACCCCGGTTTATGCCACCTTCCGCCCGGCCGCGCCGCTTTTCCGCACCGGCCGCGCCCGGGGCTCAGACGCCCAGGAACAAGCGCTTGCCGAAGTTGAGCGCCAGGTCCGCGTCGAAGATCCGCTGCGCGGAGGTCTCGATGTCGTACTCCACGCGCAGGTACTCGACCGTGCGCGCGTCCGTGTCGCAGATGACGAAGCAGGCCCGGTTGTCGTAGTCGCGTGGCTGGCCCACGCTCCCCACGGAGACGATGTACTTGTAGCCCTTGCGCAGCACGAACTTCTGCGCCACCACGTCATTCACCTCGCCGTTGCCAATGGCGAACGCCCGGCACAGGTGGCTGTGGCCAATGAAGGTCACCTCCGGCAGCTCCGCCACGTACGGCGTCAGCTCCCGGGCCTGCTCCAGCGCGAAGATGTACTCGTACGCCTTCGGATCCACGGGCGAGCCGTGGCAGAAGCCCACCTCGCCAATCCGGTACGTGTACGGGAGGCTGCGCAGCCAGGCCAGGTTCTCGTCGGAGAGCACGTTGGCGCTCCAGTCGAGCGCGTGCCGGGCGGCGTCGTAGTAGTACGAGTAGTCCATCCGCCCCGCCACCGCCGCGTCGTGGTTGCCCAGCAGGGTGATCTCCGCCACCGAGCGCACCAGCTCGCAGCACGGGTTGGGGGACGCCCCGTACCCCACGATGTCCCCCAACGACACGAAGCGGTCCACCTTCTGGTGCTCCGCCACCCTCAACACCTCAGTGAGGGCCTCGATGTTGGAATGGATGTCGGAGATGACGGCGATGCGCATGGGAGCCCTATAGGGGGGTCTGCTGCTGGGAGATGATGCGCCGCAGACTCACCAGCGCGTCCGCGTCCAACGCTTCGAATCTCAGGCCCATGCCCGGGGGCCGGCCGTCAGGCTGCTCTTCCTGCCGCAACCAGACGACCGTGGCCTGCGCCTGCAACTGCGTGTCCGTCGCCTGCCGTGTCAGCCGCACCTGCGTCCGCGTCCCCGCCGCCAAGGGCGTGCTCGTCCTGAGGAAGAAGCCTCCCTCACTCAGATTGGCGATGCGTGCATACAGGGTCACGTTCTCACCCTCGCACCAGCAGCGCAGGTGGGTGCCGACCCGCGCGTGCTTTCGATTCTCGCTCAACCCGGGGACCTCCCGACGTGGGTCCGTCTTGTCCACGTCGGCGCTGAAAAAGGATGGCCGCACCGGATTTATTCATCCACTGCGTTCACCCGAGCCTAGGGAGGGTGGGTGTGGCCCGTCAAGTTCCACACCGGATCCGGATCCGCTCCCCGCGCTCCCCTACCCGCCCAGCGGGCCCAGGTCGTCGAAGTGGGTGAGCTTCTTGAACTCGGCGAAGCGGGCGTGGATCTCCGGGCGCTGCACCTCGCGCAGGCGCTCCAGGCTGAACTTCTCCACGGTGAAGGAGGCCATCACGCTGCCCATGACCATGGCCCTGCGCAAGAGCTGCTGATCCACCTTGCCGGAGGCGGAGGTGGCCAGGGTGCCCATGAAGCCGCCGGCGAAGGTGTCACCGGCGCCGGTGGGATCGAACACCTCCGACAGGGGGAAGGCCGGGCAGGCGAAGATGTGGTCCTGATCGAAGAGGAGCGCGCCGTGCTCGCCGCGCTTGATGACGACGCGCGAGGGGCCCATGGCCAGGATGGCGCGCGCGGCCTTCACCACGTTGTGCTCGCCGGACAGCTGGCGCGCCTCCGCGTCGTTGATGAAGAGCAGGTTCACGCGCTGGAGCGTCTTGAGCAGCGCGGGCCGGCTGCCCTGGATCCAGAAGTTCATCGTGTCCGCGGCCACCAGCTTGGGCGACTTCACCTGGTCCAGCACGCGCGCCTGGAGCTCCGGGTGGATGTTGCCCAGGAAGACGTACGGCGTCTCCCGGTAGGCCTGCGGCAGGTTGGGCGAGAAGGACTCGAAGACGTTCAGCTGGGTGTCCAGCGTCTGCGCCTCGTTGAGCTCCCAGCCGTACTTGCCCTTCCAGCGGAAGGTGCGGCCGGACTCGCGCGTGAGGCCCTCCAGGTCGATGCCGCGCCCGCGCAGGAACTGGAGGTGCGACTCTGGAAAGTCCTCGCCAATCACCGCCACCAGTTGCACGGGCCCGAAGAAGGACGCGGACGTGGAGAAGTAGGTGGCGGACCCGCCCAGCACGTCCTCCTTCTTGCCGAAGGGCGTTTCCAGCGAGTCCAGCGCGATTGAACCGACGACGAGAAGAGACATGGAGTCTTCCTGGGGGGTGACCGGGCGCGAGGCAGCAGGCGTCAGGGCACGGCGCATTCCAGGGGAAACCCCGTGCCCATGCCGGGTACGACACCTGCCCGGCAAGGTCAAGAGGCCTTGCGGGCCTAGAACGTGGGGACGCCGACGGCGGTGATGAGGGACTTCAGGTCGTCGTCGGTGAAGAAGAAGCCGGCACCGAAGAAGAAGTCGCGGCCGGCGATGAGCCGCTTGGTGGCCGTGTCACGCTGCTGTGCGTTGAGGATGTCGTCCAGGCCGGCCACGACGAACAGGTGGTCGAACGCCTGGGCGCGCAGCGTGGTGCGCAGGCGCGGGTAGCGCAGCTCGTCCGCGGTGAAGTTGAAGGCGTCCATCTTCAGCGTGAGCGCGTCATCGAAGAAGTGCAGGTCCGCGCCCACGCCGCCGGTGGATTCAATGAGGCCTACCCGCAGGGTGGTGAAGTAGTAGCGCTTGGCGAACTGGAGGCTGACCTTGAAGGACTCCTTGGTCACCTTCTGAGTCTGGATGACCGGGTCCCCGTCCGACGGCGGGTTCGTCTGCACCACCTGCGTGGTGACGGAGCCGCGGGGGTCGTCGATGATCTCCAGCAGGTAGTACTTGTCCGGCTTGGGGATGAGCTTGAGCGACAGGCCGT includes:
- a CDS encoding TIGR02266 family protein, with translation MSENRKHARVGTHLRCWCEGENVTLYARIANLSEGGFFLRTSTPLAAGTRTQVRLTRQATDTQLQAQATVVWLRQEEQPDGRPPGMGLRFEALDADALVSLRRIISQQQTPL
- a CDS encoding metallophosphoesterase family protein — encoded protein: MRIAVISDIHSNIEALTEVLRVAEHQKVDRFVSLGDIVGYGASPNPCCELVRSVAEITLLGNHDAAVAGRMDYSYYYDAARHALDWSANVLSDENLAWLRSLPYTYRIGEVGFCHGSPVDPKAYEYIFALEQARELTPYVAELPEVTFIGHSHLCRAFAIGNGEVNDVVAQKFVLRKGYKYIVSVGSVGQPRDYDNRACFVICDTDARTVEYLRVEYDIETSAQRIFDADLALNFGKRLFLGV
- a CDS encoding PfkB family carbohydrate kinase; this translates as MSLLVVGSIALDSLETPFGKKEDVLGGSATYFSTSASFFGPVQLVAVIGEDFPESHLQFLRGRGIDLEGLTRESGRTFRWKGKYGWELNEAQTLDTQLNVFESFSPNLPQAYRETPYVFLGNIHPELQARVLDQVKSPKLVAADTMNFWIQGSRPALLKTLQRVNLLFINDAEARQLSGEHNVVKAARAILAMGPSRVVIKRGEHGALLFDQDHIFACPAFPLSEVFDPTGAGDTFAGGFMGTLATSASGKVDQQLLRRAMVMGSVMASFTVEKFSLERLREVQRPEIHARFAEFKKLTHFDDLGPLGG